From the Methanocaldococcus fervens AG86 genome, the window TACAGCTCCTCCTCTGATTTTATTTCTCCATTATACAATTTTTCCTCTAAAATTTTTCTCTTTTCTTCATTTCCTCTAAAAAATATCTGCCTTTTGTCTCCTCCAATCACCGCGCCATTTTTACCATAATAACAGATGATTAAGCTCATACTACCACCTCACTATTAAATGATTTATATCAGTATTATAATGATTAGTTAATCTTATATATTAGTTATTAAATAGTAATATTTATATTTCAAAAAATAAACGGGGGACATCATGACAGAGATGGACAGAATCAGCATATCTCTACCATCAAAACTTCTAAAAGAGTTTGATGAGATAATTGCTGAAAGAGGATATGCAAGCAGAAGTGAGGCAATAAGGGACGCTATTAGAGACTATATAATAAAACACAAGTGGATTCACAGCTTAGAAGGAGAAAGAGCTGGAAGTATAAGCGTCATATATAACCATCATGCATCAGACGTTATGGAGAAAATTACTGATATACAACACCAATATACAGATATCATAGTTGCCACATTACATTTACATTTAGACCATGAACACTGCTTAGAGACAATATTAGTTAGGGGAGATGCTAAAAAGATTAGAGAGCTAACAGACAGATTAACTGCTCTAAAAGGAGTTAAGCAGGTAAAATTAAGTGTAATGGTTCCTGGAGGTCATATTCCAGAGTAAATTATAGTTCTTTTCAAAATATTTTGGACTACATAAGGCATTGATGAACTCCTTCCATTAGAAAGGAGCTCAAACTTCCTTAATAAATTTATAACTTTTGAAAAGAACTAAAGTTTTCTTTCATCACCCAAAGGAACTATATTTTTACTTTCAGCTTCAATATAAGCTTCCCAAATTTTTTTGCATTCACAATCAATATTCAAAACGCTTAAATCTTGAGTTAAAGTGAATTTTTCAATTTTTTCTTTAATTATTTTGTTGCATCTACAGCCATATATGTTATGAGCTCCCCTCTCACTACCAACACCAGAGGTATCACACATGATTAAAGCGTTAGGGTTGTTTTCTTTAACCTCTTTTAGTATTTCAATTATGCTCCATAAAAATGGAGGCCTATATTGGTTTTTATTAAAAAAGTACTCCATTAAACTACCTTTATGAACTGTAGCAGGGCAGAAGGATATTCTTGAGCATCCCAGCTCTATACATTTATTTGCCGAGTATATAGCGTCTTCAATTGCCTCTTTTTCAGTTATAAATAATGGTTTTATAAACAAATAAGCTTTTATTCCAATATTGTATTTTTCAGCCAATTCTATTGCCTTTATTATTTGCTCGTTGGTTATTCCTTTATTTATAGCTTTTTCTCTAATCTCTTCATTGAAACTTTCTATTCCTACACCAATTTCAACATTAACATTTAAATACTTTCTAATTTCTTTTAATTTTTCTTCATCAATAAATTCAGCTCTTGATTCAATAGCTACCTCTTTTAAATTATCAAACTCACTGAGTTTTTTAATAATATAAACTCTTACCTCTTTTGATACTTCTCTATCATCTAAAAAACTTCCAGAAGTAAATATTTTAACGCTAAAATCTTTTAACTCTTTTAATTTTTCTTTGTATTTTTCAATTGCATAATTAAATTGATTTATTAAATTTTCAGCGGTTATCTTTTCAGGAGATGAATCCATTAAATAAGAACACATTAAACATCCTCCTTCTCTTGCATAATAACAGCCCTCAGTCCTCAAAATTATCGTTAAGGATTTCCCTATCTTAAAATCTCTATATATATCATCTTGCATCCATACTGCGATTGGCTTATCTTTATCTCTTGGCTTTCTCTTTTTTAACTGCTTTTCCCTAAATTTTTTTAAGAATTCTTTATAATTCATTCTATCAACTCTTTTATATTATTTTTTAGATTTTCAATTCCATAATCTTCAACAAAATCCGCCATTCTACCTTTTCCAAACTTTGCATATAAACTTATCAACTCATCAATAACAAATAAAACATCATCTTCATTTTTTAAATCTATTAGATGCTTTCCCTCTTTATGTATTCTTCCTCCTCTTCCACCAACAAACATGCTGATAACTCTTTCAGCTTTAAAAACATCACATAAACCAACACATCTTCCCTCTCCAGTGCATATATCTCTTATTATTTTATGTTTCCAATCTATAGCATTTAAATCACAAAAATCTTTACATTTTCCACAATTTGTACAGGTATTTTTGTCTATGCTTATTTTATACCTATAGCATAACCCAATATCACAAAATCTATGAAACGTGCATGAATTTGGACAGCCGCTAACATTTATCTTAACCTTTTTTGGAACCCAGACGCCTTCAAACTCTTCATGGATTTTTCTCGCTAAAGAAACAGCATCGCCTATTGCGTTATAGCAATCTAACCCAACACATGATACAACCTGCCTAACCCTGTTTCCTGTAGAGCCTAAGCTTAAATTAACACTATTTAAAATCTTTTCAACATCTTCTAAATACTCTGGAGGTATTTTAAATTCAATGCCTTGTCTTGTTGTTATATGTGCTTTATTATTACCAAATTTTTCAATTACATAGGCTATAACCTTCAACTGCTCAGCATTTATAAATCCAGGTTTTAAGGAAATTCTTAAAGTATAATAATCTTTTTTCATTATAACTCCATATTTTAGGTTTATGTTGCAGTGCATTCAATCACCAAACTTATAAAGAATTTCTTATGTAATTGATTAGCTCATCTACATCGTTAAAATAAATTGGATAATTGAGATTTGGCTTTTCAACCACTATAACCTTGGCTCCAGCTTCTAAAGCTCCATAAACCTTTTCTTCAAAGCCCCCACTCTCTCCACTCTCCTTTGTTATCATAGCATCACAACGATAATCTTTTATCAAATATTTATTAAGCTCCTTAGAAAATGTTCCATACATGGCTACAACATTTTTTTGTGGTAAAATTTTTAATGCCTCATTTACTGATATTGGCAAAACTCTCGCAACAACCTTATCTTTCCCAACAATATCAACAACGGTCTTTAAATTTTTAATCCCTGCCATGTGAAATACTTTATTTGATTTTTTAGCTAATTTTGCAGCCTCAACAAAATCTTTAACATATACAACATTTGGATGAGTTATTTTTTCCCCTTTTCTTTCAAATCTTACATATTTTATATTAAGCTCTTTACAAACCTCCATGGCATTTTTACTTGCATTTACTGCAAAGGGATGAGTGGCATCGATTAAAACATCAATATTGTGTTTTTTTATAACCTCTTTTAGCTCATCTTTATCCAATGGTTTAGTTATAACTTTATTTGCAAACTCCTCCCCTAATTTCCCACCATAATCAGTTGTTGAAGTGTATAAAATAAACAAATCTCCCAAGTTTATGAGTTTTTTACCAATTTCAACGCTATCTTTAGTTCCTCCCATTAATAAAATTCTCATCAACTTCACCATAAATGTTTTATTCAACGTCCAACTATTATCTGTTAAAGAATATTTATTATTTGCATGGTGAAAAGATGGCAGTGGAATATTTAAAAAAGCTCTCAAAACTTCATGGGATATCTGGAAGAGAGGATAGTGTTAGAGAGTTTATGAAAAAAGAGTTGGAAAAATATTGTGATTCTGTTGAAGTAGATAACTTTGGAAATTTAATTGCAAAAAGAGGGGATAAAGGCAAAAAGATTATGATAGCCGCCCACATGGATGAGATTGGTTTAATGGTTAAATATATAGATGACAATGGCTTTTTAAAATTCACAAAAATTGGGGGAATTTACGACCCAACAATATTAAATCAAAAGGTTATTGTCCATGGAAGTAAAGGGGATTTAATTGGAGTTTTAGGTTCAAAACCTCCACACAGGATGAAAGAAGAAGAAAGGAATAAGTTAATTAAATATGAGGACATGTTTATAGATATTGGGGCTGAAAGTAGGGAAGAAGCTATAGAGATGGGGGTTAATATAGGAACATGGGTCTCATTTTTAAGTGAAGTTCACGAGTTAGGAAAGAATAGATTAACTGGAAAGGCGTTTGATGATAGAGTTGGATGTGCCGTATTATTAGAGGTTATGAAGAGATTGGCTGAAGAAGATATTGACTGCCAAGTCTATGCAGTTGGAACTGTTCAGGAAGAAGTTGGATTAAAAGGAGCTAGAGTTTCTGCCTTTAAAATAAATCCTGATGTTGCTATCGCATTGGATGTTACCATAGCAGGAGACCACCCAGGAATTAAAAAAGAAGATGCACCAGTTGATTTGGGTAAAGGACCGGTAGTAGGAATAGTAGATGCATCTGGTAGGGGATTAATTGCTCATCCAAAGGTTTTAGAGATGGTTAAAGCAGTTTCTGAAAAATACAAAATAGATGTTCAGTGGGAGGTTGGAGAAGGAGGAACAACAGATGCAACAGCCATTCATTTAACAAGGGAGGGAATTCCAACAGGCGTTATATCAGTTCCAGCAAGATACATACATACACCAGTTGAAGTAATTGACAAAAGAGATTTAGAAAAAACTGTTGAATTAGTTTATAACTGTATAAAAGAGGTTAATAATTTCTTCTAAAAGCTTAGTGAATAGCAAATTATTCCGCAAACAGTCCAAGCCATTAAGCCCTTATCATAAATG encodes:
- a CDS encoding M42 family metallopeptidase, whose protein sequence is MAVEYLKKLSKLHGISGREDSVREFMKKELEKYCDSVEVDNFGNLIAKRGDKGKKIMIAAHMDEIGLMVKYIDDNGFLKFTKIGGIYDPTILNQKVIVHGSKGDLIGVLGSKPPHRMKEEERNKLIKYEDMFIDIGAESREEAIEMGVNIGTWVSFLSEVHELGKNRLTGKAFDDRVGCAVLLEVMKRLAEEDIDCQVYAVGTVQEEVGLKGARVSAFKINPDVAIALDVTIAGDHPGIKKEDAPVDLGKGPVVGIVDASGRGLIAHPKVLEMVKAVSEKYKIDVQWEVGEGGTTDATAIHLTREGIPTGVISVPARYIHTPVEVIDKRDLEKTVELVYNCIKEVNNFF
- the nikR gene encoding nickel-responsive transcriptional regulator NikR, yielding MTEMDRISISLPSKLLKEFDEIIAERGYASRSEAIRDAIRDYIIKHKWIHSLEGERAGSISVIYNHHASDVMEKITDIQHQYTDIIVATLHLHLDHEHCLETILVRGDAKKIRELTDRLTALKGVKQVKLSVMVPGGHIPE
- a CDS encoding archaeosine biosynthesis radical SAM protein RaSEA gives rise to the protein MNYKEFLKKFREKQLKKRKPRDKDKPIAVWMQDDIYRDFKIGKSLTIILRTEGCYYAREGGCLMCSYLMDSSPEKITAENLINQFNYAIEKYKEKLKELKDFSVKIFTSGSFLDDREVSKEVRVYIIKKLSEFDNLKEVAIESRAEFIDEEKLKEIRKYLNVNVEIGVGIESFNEEIREKAINKGITNEQIIKAIELAEKYNIGIKAYLFIKPLFITEKEAIEDAIYSANKCIELGCSRISFCPATVHKGSLMEYFFNKNQYRPPFLWSIIEILKEVKENNPNALIMCDTSGVGSERGAHNIYGCRCNKIIKEKIEKFTLTQDLSVLNIDCECKKIWEAYIEAESKNIVPLGDERKL
- the cobK gene encoding precorrin-6A reductase, translating into MRILLMGGTKDSVEIGKKLINLGDLFILYTSTTDYGGKLGEEFANKVITKPLDKDELKEVIKKHNIDVLIDATHPFAVNASKNAMEVCKELNIKYVRFERKGEKITHPNVVYVKDFVEAAKLAKKSNKVFHMAGIKNLKTVVDIVGKDKVVARVLPISVNEALKILPQKNVVAMYGTFSKELNKYLIKDYRCDAMITKESGESGGFEEKVYGALEAGAKVIVVEKPNLNYPIYFNDVDELINYIRNSL